A single window of Leptospira semungkisensis DNA harbors:
- a CDS encoding alpha/beta hydrolase, which produces MTWEQNYHLEDGTFVGAGDVSIYYRAYRAKNASNPKTLVVHHGIGEHGKRYDNLVEALSGKEYNIYLIDARGHGKSGGSRGVVTHFNQFLADLDKLIGIAKQKENVKKVTLLGHSMGALISLFYAGEPSYQANLDRLVLSGLPIAVKTDLIMNIKKGAGSLLAGAFPTLTVPTGLDVNALSRDKEVVKAYKKDPLVHGSVGAYLGDFLLTSKEKALEKAAKIQIPVYMFHGKEDAIALSVGTDEAFEIIPVADKTKHVYEGLYHETMNELPADKAKVLGDLVNWLQTH; this is translated from the coding sequence ATGACTTGGGAACAAAACTATCATCTCGAAGACGGAACCTTTGTAGGAGCCGGAGACGTATCTATTTATTACAGGGCGTATCGAGCCAAGAACGCATCCAATCCTAAAACTTTAGTCGTGCATCATGGGATTGGAGAGCACGGAAAGAGATATGATAATCTAGTAGAAGCTCTTTCCGGAAAAGAATATAATATTTACCTAATAGATGCAAGAGGCCACGGAAAATCGGGAGGCAGTCGAGGGGTTGTCACTCATTTTAACCAATTCCTTGCCGACCTGGACAAGTTAATAGGCATCGCCAAACAAAAGGAAAATGTTAAGAAAGTAACTCTACTTGGTCATTCCATGGGAGCACTCATCTCTCTCTTCTATGCTGGAGAACCATCTTACCAAGCAAATCTGGATCGTTTAGTGCTAAGCGGCTTGCCGATTGCGGTTAAAACGGATCTCATCATGAATATCAAGAAGGGAGCGGGAAGTCTATTAGCAGGCGCATTCCCTACCTTAACAGTTCCGACAGGATTGGATGTAAATGCTCTCTCTCGGGACAAAGAAGTAGTAAAGGCTTATAAAAAAGATCCTTTGGTCCATGGTTCCGTCGGCGCTTACTTGGGAGACTTCCTGTTAACTTCTAAGGAAAAAGCACTCGAAAAAGCGGCGAAGATCCAAATCCCAGTCTATATGTTTCACGGAAAAGAAGATGCAATTGCACTTTCTGTCGGAACGGACGAGGCATTCGAGATCATTCCAGTTGCCGACAAAACCAAACATGTCTACGAGGGACTTTATCATGAAACCATGAATGAACTTCCTGCAGATAAGGCCAAAGTTTTGGGAGATCTAGTGAACTGGTTGCAGACTCACTAA
- a CDS encoding PA0069 family radical SAM protein yields MSSKKRGTEKLPPSRFDPIQREAWWEDRNLDPNEDPSPSTHFYWEDSKSILTRNKSPDIPFEASINPYRGCEHGCIYCFARPNHSYVDLSPGLDFETKIFVKKNPAELLIEELRKKKESVSPITIGTATDPYQPGERIYKNTRSILEVLLEFKQPAAIITKSSLIQRDLDLLSKLGKLGLIKVLFSITTLDKELWSKLEPRAPAPGKRMETIKSLTDVGVPTGVLFAPVIPFINDSEMESVLETAANLGAESAGMVFLRLPLEVAPLFEDWLSRHYPLKKEKVLRVISEARGGKLYDAKWGERMKGKGDYAELLQKRFSLSVQRFGLNRRSQLRTDLFSVPYQYVKKKKDQEDFLPGLFSEP; encoded by the coding sequence ATGAGCTCAAAGAAACGTGGCACTGAGAAACTTCCACCTAGCAGATTCGATCCGATCCAGAGAGAAGCTTGGTGGGAGGATCGCAATCTAGATCCAAACGAGGATCCTTCTCCCTCTACCCATTTCTATTGGGAAGATTCTAAAAGTATTCTCACCAGGAACAAATCTCCTGATATTCCGTTCGAAGCGAGCATCAATCCGTATAGAGGTTGCGAACATGGCTGCATCTATTGCTTCGCTAGACCGAATCACTCTTATGTGGATCTCTCCCCTGGATTAGATTTCGAGACCAAGATCTTTGTAAAAAAGAATCCAGCAGAACTTCTGATCGAAGAATTACGAAAGAAAAAAGAATCAGTAAGTCCGATCACAATAGGAACCGCAACGGATCCGTATCAACCTGGAGAAAGAATTTATAAGAACACTCGCAGCATACTCGAAGTGCTTCTCGAGTTCAAACAACCCGCAGCGATCATCACCAAGTCTTCTCTTATCCAAAGGGATTTGGATCTACTTTCCAAACTCGGAAAACTAGGACTGATCAAGGTGCTCTTCTCTATCACTACCTTGGACAAGGAACTCTGGTCCAAACTAGAACCCAGAGCACCTGCTCCGGGCAAGAGAATGGAAACCATAAAATCACTCACAGATGTAGGAGTTCCTACAGGAGTATTATTCGCTCCTGTGATTCCATTCATCAATGATTCCGAGATGGAGAGTGTCCTGGAGACTGCAGCCAATCTAGGAGCAGAATCTGCCGGCATGGTATTCCTAAGATTACCATTAGAAGTGGCTCCTCTTTTCGAGGATTGGCTTTCTCGTCATTACCCTTTAAAGAAGGAAAAGGTTCTCCGAGTCATCTCAGAAGCAAGAGGAGGCAAGCTATACGATGCGAAATGGGGAGAGAGAATGAAGGGAAAGGGGGACTATGCAGAGCTACTTCAAAAAAGATTTTCTCTTTCTGTGCAAAGGTTCGGATTGAATCGAAGGAGTCAGCTCAGAACGGATCTATTCTCAGTTCCTTACCAATACGTAAAAAAGAAGAAAGACCAAGAGGACTTTTTGCCCGGTTTATTTTCAGAGCCTTAA
- a CDS encoding glutathione S-transferase family protein — protein sequence MSELTLVIGNKNISSWSFRPWILLKQSGISFQEIPMKLYTPEYSASIDKYSPSGKVPVLNDSGLQIWDSLSISEYLAEKFPEKELWPKDTAARAQARSIVAEMHSGFSAMRTHLGMNYCGRFNKEIPADALKDITRVQAIWTHCLESHGGPFLFGKKFGIADAFYTPVVSRFLTYGVELSPKALEYVNTISGLVSYQFWGEGAKAEVG from the coding sequence ATGAGCGAGCTAACACTTGTAATCGGAAATAAGAACATCTCCTCCTGGTCCTTCCGACCTTGGATACTTTTGAAACAATCCGGGATCTCTTTCCAAGAGATTCCGATGAAGCTTTACACACCTGAATACTCTGCCTCCATAGACAAATATTCGCCGTCCGGCAAGGTCCCGGTGTTAAACGACAGCGGACTGCAGATTTGGGACTCCTTAAGCATATCTGAATATTTGGCGGAGAAGTTTCCGGAAAAAGAACTTTGGCCTAAGGATACGGCCGCGCGAGCTCAGGCGAGATCGATCGTTGCAGAAATGCATTCCGGCTTCTCCGCAATGAGAACTCATCTAGGCATGAACTATTGTGGAAGGTTCAACAAAGAAATCCCAGCCGACGCACTGAAAGACATTACGAGAGTCCAAGCCATTTGGACCCATTGCTTAGAATCTCATGGCGGCCCTTTCTTATTCGGAAAGAAATTCGGAATCGCAGATGCATTCTATACTCCTGTGGTTTCACGCTTTCTCACCTACGGAGTAGAACTAAGCCCCAAAGCCTTAGAGTATGTGAACACCATCTCAGGACTCGTATCTTATCAGTTCTGGGGAGAAGGAGCCAAAGCAGAGGTCGGATAA
- a CDS encoding PAS domain S-box protein — MPDILFICNSEGRILHVNENGREILGIASGDSAKAMSVSDFLSETDRKYLETVIIPNVTKSGEFEGRALRLKKRDSGFLSTKQHVYLMPDSKENPSFLFVFKEETESESEKKDALYKAFQQSQNGMFLTDRSGVILAVNKQFEAISGLKENELIGKTPKAFQSGSSAKLFYDEFWENVLQGSVAVGNSKNGFVKVSDWKQNVFPIRDKNGEVSSFLSTISANTEPSSESRNNSFAGDANRLPSDAFKKQEGMDREALIGTLREKTKLTKKETEICAGIASGKDKSKISEDLGIHPGTMKNHLKSIYRKTIDLEKEIPGPERDKLQRLTIYLFRLLGE, encoded by the coding sequence ATGCCTGATATTTTGTTCATTTGCAATTCGGAAGGGCGCATCCTTCACGTAAACGAAAATGGCAGAGAGATACTTGGAATAGCATCCGGAGACTCTGCAAAGGCCATGAGCGTTTCCGATTTCTTATCAGAGACGGATCGCAAATATCTCGAAACAGTAATCATTCCCAACGTAACTAAGTCAGGAGAGTTTGAAGGAAGAGCACTTCGCTTGAAGAAGAGAGACAGCGGTTTCCTTTCGACCAAGCAACATGTTTATCTAATGCCTGACTCCAAGGAAAATCCTTCCTTTCTCTTTGTATTTAAAGAAGAGACCGAGTCTGAATCGGAAAAGAAAGACGCACTCTATAAAGCTTTTCAACAATCTCAAAATGGAATGTTCTTAACAGACAGATCCGGAGTAATCCTCGCAGTAAACAAACAATTCGAGGCGATTTCCGGTTTGAAAGAGAATGAACTTATCGGTAAGACTCCCAAGGCTTTTCAGTCAGGAAGCTCCGCCAAACTTTTTTACGATGAGTTCTGGGAGAATGTTCTACAAGGATCCGTTGCAGTCGGGAATTCGAAGAACGGTTTTGTAAAAGTTTCCGATTGGAAGCAGAACGTTTTTCCGATCCGTGATAAGAACGGAGAAGTCTCTAGCTTCTTAAGCACGATCTCCGCGAATACAGAACCTTCTTCAGAATCGAGAAACAATTCATTTGCAGGCGATGCGAATAGATTGCCTTCGGATGCTTTTAAGAAACAGGAAGGAATGGATCGCGAAGCCTTGATCGGAACTTTAAGAGAGAAGACAAAGCTTACTAAAAAGGAAACAGAGATCTGCGCAGGTATTGCTTCCGGTAAGGATAAGAGCAAGATCAGCGAGGATCTTGGAATCCATCCTGGCACAATGAAGAACCACTTGAAGTCCATCTATAGAAAGACTATCGATCTAGAAAAAGAGATCCCTGGTCCTGAAAGAGACAAACTACAAAGACTCACCATCTATCTATTTCGCCTCTTAGGAGAATGA
- a CDS encoding LA_3150 family lipoprotein yields the protein MKQIRSITIFLSIAIFAVSCAKSNEVDSGGLFASVLATPVNDGTVSVVNMKTNDGISYQGTCYDSFKNVFSGTSISGTTFYNATLGFLHVAPPMESEKSSKSTCSSLGFPGSGILEKDSNDNFEYRLYYCNTDVGACSYKGIQASGI from the coding sequence ATGAAACAGATCAGATCTATAACGATTTTTTTAAGTATCGCGATCTTCGCAGTATCTTGTGCGAAATCCAATGAAGTAGACAGCGGAGGACTATTCGCTTCCGTGCTTGCAACACCTGTAAACGACGGAACCGTTTCCGTAGTGAACATGAAAACTAACGATGGGATCTCTTACCAAGGAACTTGTTACGATAGTTTCAAGAACGTCTTCAGTGGAACAAGTATATCAGGAACCACATTCTATAACGCAACTTTAGGATTCCTTCATGTTGCTCCTCCTATGGAAAGTGAGAAGTCATCCAAAAGTACCTGTTCTTCTTTGGGATTTCCGGGATCGGGGATCTTGGAAAAGGATTCGAATGATAATTTCGAGTACAGACTCTATTACTGTAACACCGATGTCGGAGCTTGTTCTTACAAAGGAATCCAAGCCTCCGGGATATAA
- a CDS encoding helix-turn-helix domain-containing protein: MKCGFSFLPTKWARALAFAFFLSAYPILSETPISIGGASPSLNISTNAEYRHRDHKIRLCSEAALQELKSQEWHLNPMENVLRVRKTAKGAWLRSTLNNDSDRDLTKRLVFFSVNVPNAELCSYDSKGVLEKMELSDHSGLSLNGFISPYPSFVIRIPPHTTKTYYIHLDAYEEITYINFPLYLMDESVFGLVSVLRNSLIIGCILSSSFGVLLSFAYWYGLRKTAFLSFAGVILVQLAGFYLLHSRTVHSLIGWENKLGYYFYYLFLTTSYLFFFSHLYHLAGLFNLRIKSIWFFVLGCFFALSFLLVPLFNPWAEERFFLLLGGMSVLVLYFYYVHSSLFKSTNSYARVYLASWCVFLGAFFLKATYHFDYNPFNWIAIFLAPAYLPVHAAIVTVCLNKMIQVRIWEAQEGNKTIVRKSKVASIDVEGAVSRLKHLLEVDKVYLRHELKEEHLAKDLGIGSHQVSEIIKTEFKNTFPGLINLYRVEEAKKLLLDFPSMTTNEVRLRAGYSSKSAFHLEFKKITGQNPNAYRKDLLLRKDTSSVEKKDEALATD; the protein is encoded by the coding sequence ATGAAATGCGGCTTCTCGTTTCTGCCGACCAAGTGGGCAAGGGCTTTAGCGTTTGCATTCTTTCTGTCTGCTTATCCTATTCTTTCGGAGACTCCGATTTCTATCGGAGGAGCTAGTCCTTCTTTAAATATAAGCACCAATGCAGAATATCGTCATAGAGATCATAAGATCCGTCTTTGTTCAGAAGCGGCTCTGCAGGAGTTAAAGAGCCAGGAATGGCATTTAAACCCTATGGAAAATGTTCTTAGGGTGAGAAAAACCGCGAAAGGAGCCTGGCTGAGATCCACCTTAAACAACGATTCAGATCGGGATTTGACAAAGCGTTTGGTTTTCTTTTCAGTGAATGTTCCAAACGCGGAGCTTTGTTCTTATGATTCCAAGGGAGTCTTGGAGAAGATGGAGCTTTCGGATCATTCAGGACTGAGCCTAAACGGTTTTATTTCTCCTTATCCAAGCTTTGTGATTCGGATCCCGCCCCATACTACTAAGACATATTACATTCATTTGGATGCGTATGAGGAAATTACCTATATTAATTTTCCTCTTTATCTCATGGATGAGTCCGTGTTCGGATTGGTCTCCGTTTTGAGGAATTCGCTTATTATAGGTTGTATTCTGTCTTCTTCTTTTGGGGTCCTTCTTTCCTTTGCTTATTGGTATGGTCTTAGGAAGACTGCATTTCTGTCCTTTGCTGGAGTCATCCTTGTACAGCTTGCCGGTTTTTACTTACTGCACTCTAGGACTGTGCATTCTTTGATCGGCTGGGAAAACAAGCTAGGTTATTATTTCTATTACTTGTTTTTAACCACATCCTATCTATTCTTCTTTTCTCATTTGTATCATTTGGCGGGACTCTTTAATCTTAGGATCAAATCGATTTGGTTCTTTGTGTTAGGATGTTTCTTTGCTCTCTCATTTCTTCTGGTACCTCTTTTTAATCCTTGGGCTGAGGAAAGATTCTTTCTCTTACTCGGAGGAATGTCCGTTTTAGTTTTATATTTCTATTATGTGCATTCTTCCTTGTTCAAGAGCACGAATTCTTATGCGAGGGTGTATCTCGCGTCTTGGTGTGTTTTCTTAGGAGCCTTCTTCTTAAAGGCGACCTATCATTTCGATTATAATCCGTTCAATTGGATCGCGATCTTTCTCGCTCCTGCTTATCTTCCTGTTCATGCCGCGATCGTTACTGTCTGCTTGAACAAGATGATCCAAGTTAGAATCTGGGAAGCGCAAGAGGGGAATAAGACAATCGTACGTAAGAGCAAGGTTGCTTCCATAGATGTGGAAGGCGCGGTTTCCAGACTGAAGCATTTGTTAGAAGTAGATAAGGTTTATCTTCGCCACGAATTGAAAGAAGAACATTTGGCAAAAGATCTAGGGATCGGAAGCCATCAGGTTTCCGAGATCATTAAGACGGAATTTAAGAATACATTTCCAGGATTGATCAATCTATATAGAGTCGAAGAGGCTAAGAAGCTCTTACTGGATTTTCCTTCGATGACTACGAATGAGGTGAGATTGAGAGCGGGTTATAGTTCTAAGTCGGCTTTTCATCTGGAGTTTAAAAAAATCACCGGTCAAAACCCGAATGCATATAGAAAGGATTTGCTTTTAAGAAAAGATACTTCGTCCGTCGAAAAGAAGGACGAAGCCTTGGCTACTGACTAA
- the msrA gene encoding peptide-methionine (S)-S-oxide reductase MsrA, whose product MINNKTFLKRIRFALLIFIISSYSNSHFAKDANNTETAIFAGGCFWCMEGPFEKLPGVISVVSGYTGGKEKNPTYEDVGYGRTGHRESVLVTYDPKKVNYAVLLDTYWRQIDPTDAGGQFADRGNQYRTAIYYKNESQRKLAQEFKDKIGASGKFSAPIAVEILPASEFYPAEEYHQDYYKKNPEHYHSYRKGSGREEYVNRVWGVPKK is encoded by the coding sequence ATGATTAACAATAAGACCTTTTTAAAACGAATTCGTTTCGCACTTTTGATTTTTATAATATCTTCTTATTCGAATTCCCACTTCGCAAAAGATGCAAACAACACTGAGACCGCCATATTCGCAGGTGGATGCTTTTGGTGTATGGAAGGCCCGTTTGAAAAACTTCCAGGAGTGATCTCTGTAGTTTCCGGTTATACGGGAGGAAAGGAAAAAAATCCAACGTATGAAGATGTAGGTTACGGAAGAACAGGACATAGAGAATCCGTGTTAGTCACGTACGATCCTAAAAAAGTAAATTATGCAGTTTTACTGGATACATACTGGAGACAGATCGATCCCACCGACGCAGGCGGACAATTCGCAGATAGAGGAAACCAATACAGAACTGCAATCTACTATAAGAATGAAAGCCAAAGAAAATTGGCCCAAGAATTCAAAGACAAGATAGGAGCCTCCGGAAAATTCTCCGCTCCGATCGCAGTCGAAATATTACCCGCAAGCGAATTCTATCCTGCGGAAGAATACCACCAAGACTATTATAAAAAGAATCCCGAACACTATCATAGCTACAGAAAAGGTTCTGGGAGAGAAGAATATGTGAACCGAGTTTGGGGAGTTCCCAAAAAATAA
- a CDS encoding carbonic anhydrase: MKKIKNLGERITYDLPASISVFLVAIPLCLGIAHASGAPLFSGIIGGFVGGILVGTLSKSPLSVSGPTASLTAIVLSGIRNLGSFEIFLLALLIAGMIQIILGILKAGALSAYLPSATILGMSVAIGLLLIIKQLPHLIGYDIEEFGVEEFDLTKEDINETYHDPHEGRETNSFTVLLHAIPNLRTNVLLIGIFSLVSFFVWDRYFAKKFQFLPASLIAIAVGISANLFLGDFLPGGGLSQDHLVTLPMFKNPSDFLGQLDFPNFYAWDHAGVWTLALTIALASSLESLLSIEVVDKLDQENRKTPMSRELVAQGFGNMACGLLGGIPITSVVVRGSVNAASGARSKTSAVLHGAWIGISVLLFPKFMNTIPLASLAAILVVTGFKLSKPIIFKMMLQKGYSHFLPFLVTVLTTIFTNVLVGTFCGILASLLFVLYEDHRTAVIRVENHGKFRRIILGENLGFFHKAKIRSVLESQPGGITLEIDGTRTLHLDLDIRELIHEFRNSAERKGIKVILGGIPNMENDVESLKKEMSESYQKLLSNNETWVKEMTDVDPEFFARHAEGQTPQVLFIGCSDSRVPVNVITKTNPGEIFVTRNIANVVSVDDMSLFSVVQYAIEVLNVKHIVVCGHTGCGGVRAALKGQASGLIDNWITHIKDVYLKHREELDSLPEDKREERMIRLNVAEQVVNLYKTGMIQNALAKYGFPEIHGWVYDIRTGQISEVEYKEMLAKELGGLYGYSR, encoded by the coding sequence ATGAAAAAAATAAAAAATCTAGGCGAGAGAATTACTTACGATCTTCCTGCAAGTATCTCCGTCTTTTTGGTAGCGATACCCCTCTGCCTGGGAATTGCACACGCTTCCGGGGCTCCTCTGTTTTCTGGAATCATCGGCGGTTTTGTAGGAGGAATATTAGTAGGAACATTAAGCAAGTCTCCTCTAAGCGTTTCCGGACCAACCGCAAGTTTAACAGCCATCGTTCTCTCGGGGATCCGAAATCTAGGAAGTTTCGAGATCTTTCTCTTAGCATTATTGATCGCAGGTATGATCCAAATCATTCTAGGGATCTTGAAGGCAGGAGCCTTATCCGCTTATCTTCCTTCGGCTACGATATTGGGAATGTCGGTGGCGATCGGTCTTCTTCTCATCATCAAACAATTGCCCCACTTGATCGGTTACGATATAGAAGAGTTCGGTGTAGAAGAATTCGATTTAACAAAAGAGGATATCAATGAGACCTATCATGATCCTCATGAAGGAAGAGAAACGAACTCTTTCACGGTCTTATTGCATGCCATTCCGAATCTAAGAACGAATGTGCTATTGATCGGGATCTTCTCCTTAGTTTCTTTCTTTGTTTGGGATAGATATTTCGCGAAGAAGTTCCAGTTCTTACCTGCCTCTTTGATCGCGATCGCTGTCGGGATCTCGGCGAATTTATTCTTAGGGGATTTTCTTCCGGGAGGAGGCTTGAGCCAGGATCACTTGGTCACTCTTCCTATGTTCAAGAATCCTTCTGACTTCTTGGGTCAATTGGACTTTCCGAACTTCTATGCTTGGGATCATGCAGGCGTTTGGACTCTTGCCCTTACGATTGCACTCGCTTCTTCTTTGGAATCTCTTCTTTCCATAGAGGTTGTGGATAAATTGGACCAGGAAAATCGTAAGACCCCCATGTCCAGAGAACTTGTGGCCCAAGGATTCGGGAATATGGCCTGCGGGTTATTAGGAGGCATCCCGATCACGAGTGTCGTGGTCAGAGGTTCCGTTAACGCAGCATCCGGAGCTAGATCAAAGACATCCGCAGTATTACATGGAGCATGGATAGGAATCAGTGTATTACTTTTTCCTAAATTTATGAACACCATACCTTTGGCTTCTCTCGCTGCGATCTTAGTGGTGACTGGATTTAAACTCTCTAAGCCGATTATATTCAAGATGATGCTGCAAAAGGGGTATTCTCATTTTCTTCCCTTCTTAGTGACCGTGCTTACCACTATATTCACGAACGTACTTGTCGGCACATTCTGCGGGATCTTGGCTTCTTTGCTCTTTGTTTTGTATGAGGACCATAGAACTGCAGTGATCCGAGTGGAGAATCATGGAAAATTCAGAAGGATCATTCTGGGAGAAAATCTAGGCTTCTTTCATAAGGCAAAGATCCGAAGCGTTTTGGAAAGCCAACCTGGCGGGATTACATTAGAGATTGATGGTACTAGGACATTGCATCTGGATCTGGATATCAGAGAGCTGATCCACGAATTCAGAAATAGCGCAGAGCGAAAGGGGATCAAAGTCATTTTGGGAGGGATACCGAATATGGAGAACGATGTAGAATCATTGAAAAAGGAAATGAGCGAGTCCTATCAGAAACTTCTCTCTAATAATGAAACTTGGGTGAAGGAGATGACGGATGTGGATCCTGAATTCTTCGCTCGCCATGCAGAAGGGCAGACCCCTCAGGTATTGTTCATCGGGTGCAGCGATTCTAGGGTTCCAGTAAATGTGATTACTAAGACGAATCCTGGAGAGATCTTTGTGACTCGGAATATAGCCAATGTGGTTTCCGTGGATGATATGTCCCTCTTTAGCGTGGTCCAATATGCGATCGAAGTATTGAATGTGAAGCATATCGTAGTCTGCGGACATACCGGTTGTGGGGGAGTGAGGGCCGCATTAAAGGGTCAGGCATCCGGTCTTATCGACAATTGGATCACTCATATCAAAGACGTGTATCTAAAACACAGAGAAGAATTGGATTCTCTTCCGGAAGATAAACGAGAAGAGAGGATGATCCGGCTAAACGTCGCAGAGCAAGTGGTGAATCTTTACAAAACCGGAATGATCCAGAATGCATTGGCCAAGTACGGATTTCCGGAGATCCACGGTTGGGTCTATGATATTCGGACAGGACAGATCAGCGAGGTGGAGTACAAGGAGATGTTAGCCAAAGAGCTAGGCGGCTTGTACGGATATTCTAGATAA
- a CDS encoding GreA/GreB family elongation factor, with amino-acid sequence MSVKRFLSKNDHQRILSALQGPEISEAVQPSLLETIRRTLSKAKKLDPAQVPQDLITMNSKFVLKDLGNAEAFQFTLVYPEDCKDSAVTSQGKLSILSHHGSAVLGARVGEVVRWHINGSEKYLRVQELLYQPAAI; translated from the coding sequence ATGAGTGTAAAACGTTTTCTTTCTAAGAACGATCATCAAAGAATTCTTTCCGCTCTGCAAGGCCCCGAGATATCCGAAGCCGTCCAACCCAGCCTCTTAGAAACCATCCGAAGAACCCTTTCCAAGGCAAAGAAGCTGGATCCAGCCCAAGTTCCCCAAGATCTGATCACTATGAACTCTAAGTTCGTGCTAAAAGACCTCGGAAATGCGGAAGCATTTCAGTTCACTCTGGTTTATCCGGAAGATTGCAAAGACAGCGCAGTTACTTCCCAAGGAAAGCTTTCCATTTTGTCTCATCACGGTTCTGCAGTGCTCGGAGCAAGAGTGGGAGAAGTGGTTCGCTGGCATATCAATGGCAGCGAGAAGTATTTAAGAGTCCAAGAACTCCTATACCAGCCCGCTGCTATCTAA
- a CDS encoding SET domain-containing protein — protein sequence MIERRTNKFGENGIFASQPIAKGTLLFSYSEWIEDEEFGWKVLSVSEADELPEEEKEIFMKYGYDVDFGLVTGPSGPEYVINSSNFMNHSCEPNMWYDQSDNIIAKRDIEVGEELTIDYGNFVVNFDQTFECACGSSNCRKFIRKDDWKVLLPQYNLNFPTFMHKEIKKILVKVPA from the coding sequence ATGATCGAAAGACGCACGAACAAATTCGGGGAAAACGGGATCTTCGCCTCTCAACCAATCGCTAAGGGAACGCTTCTATTTAGCTACAGCGAGTGGATCGAGGATGAAGAGTTCGGCTGGAAGGTACTTTCCGTATCGGAAGCCGATGAACTTCCGGAAGAGGAGAAGGAAATCTTCATGAAATACGGCTATGATGTCGATTTCGGCCTCGTTACCGGACCTTCCGGACCTGAGTATGTTATCAATAGCTCCAATTTTATGAACCACTCCTGCGAGCCGAACATGTGGTATGATCAGTCGGACAATATCATCGCTAAGAGGGATATTGAAGTCGGAGAGGAGCTCACCATCGACTACGGAAATTTCGTAGTGAACTTCGACCAGACCTTCGAATGCGCTTGCGGGTCTTCCAACTGCCGCAAATTCATCCGCAAGGACGACTGGAAAGTTCTATTGCCTCAGTACAATTTGAACTTCCCAACCTTCATGCATAAAGAAATCAAAAAGATCCTGGTCAAAGTACCAGCTTAA
- a CDS encoding DUF2179 domain-containing protein — MPSWAFDYILLPLGIYLARMTDVSIGTLRIILISRERKIIAALLGFFEVLLWLIVITQIMRNLSNALCYIAYAGGFATGTFLGMVVEEKLAIGHSLIRIIVPEKGEEISENLVQAGYRTTSLEAQGARGPVKVILSVLRRKDIPIVLSILKKTAPGAFYTIENARKTSDPELWKGESGEGESFARILWRRQSKIRK; from the coding sequence ATGCCTAGCTGGGCCTTTGACTATATACTTTTACCCTTAGGGATCTATCTTGCCAGAATGACGGACGTGAGTATAGGAACTCTACGTATCATTCTAATCTCCAGAGAAAGGAAGATAATAGCAGCATTGCTTGGTTTCTTTGAAGTGCTTCTCTGGCTCATAGTGATCACCCAGATCATGAGAAATCTAAGCAATGCTCTCTGCTATATCGCCTATGCGGGAGGATTCGCCACAGGCACCTTTCTAGGAATGGTGGTCGAAGAGAAGCTGGCGATCGGCCATTCTCTCATTCGGATCATAGTACCTGAAAAAGGAGAGGAGATCTCGGAGAACCTGGTCCAGGCAGGATATCGAACCACAAGTTTGGAAGCCCAAGGAGCGAGGGGACCGGTCAAGGTCATCCTCTCCGTTTTAAGAAGAAAGGACATTCCTATCGTTCTATCCATTCTGAAGAAGACGGCACCAGGAGCCTTCTATACCATCGAGAACGCGCGTAAAACCAGCGATCCTGAGCTCTGGAAGGGTGAAAGCGGAGAAGGGGAAAGTTTTGCCCGCATCCTTTGGAGAAGGCAATCCAAGATCCGGAAATAA
- a CDS encoding LIC_10461 domain-containing protein, which translates to MLQMIRILLPLLLILGLGVGCHSTTVVHKVNGTPYALASEAPSPDQKFKQGSMVFGIYPVSHTPDVVCSNSSHPEVILVSKFTDLLIHFFIGPFYTTKTVEIYCKK; encoded by the coding sequence ATGTTACAGATGATTCGGATCCTTCTTCCCTTATTATTAATTCTCGGATTAGGAGTGGGCTGCCATTCCACCACTGTGGTTCATAAGGTAAACGGAACACCGTACGCTCTCGCAAGCGAGGCTCCTTCTCCGGACCAAAAATTCAAACAAGGAAGTATGGTATTCGGGATCTATCCGGTATCGCATACTCCGGATGTAGTCTGTTCCAACTCTTCTCATCCAGAAGTAATCCTGGTCAGCAAGTTCACGGACCTTCTCATCCATTTCTTCATCGGCCCCTTCTATACCACTAAAACAGTAGAGATCTATTGTAAGAAATAA